The following DNA comes from Cytophagales bacterium.
AGGAAGCTCATCCGTTTCGATTGACTTTCCTTGCAATCCAACATGTACCATTAAATGATCTTCATTCCAGGGTGCCGGAGAGATTTCGGAATGAATGGCAAATGGATCCTCAGCTGTAGGCTGTTCATAATCGTAAGTGAAGTAGTTGACCATTTCTTCAATGCGCACCGCATCTTTAGGAGGCATATTTCCATAGTTCAGGAACCTACGCATGTTGCTGTACGATGCAGCATCCACGTCGATAGAAAAAGTAGATAAGGCCTGGTCTAGAGGTTTCAAAAATCCATTCTCATGGATAGTACTGTAGCCTTCGGTGTTGAAATCGGGGGTTGCTTCGTAGATGGGGCTAACCATATGACTTCTCATATAACTCATGTCATGCATGGGCTGACCGGGAGAGGCTGCTGCCTTTCTTGATGCTTTCTTCCTTCTCGAACGGTCGGATTTGCCATAAGCCATTACTACCACTTCCTGTAGTTCTACCTCGTCCGATTCCATGGCCACGTTGATGATCTTGCGACCTTTTACTTTTATTTCCTCGGCCACAAGTCCAATGAATGTGAACACCAACACACTTTTTTCATGAGGAACTTCAATGGCATAAAAACCATTGAGATCCGTAACAGTGCCCCGAGTGGATCCTTTGACCTGAACATTCACTCCGGGCAAAGCTTCTCCATCGGTCTTGGAAGTGACAGTACCCGTTACAAAATGGGCCCCCTCGATCTGGAGTCCAAAGAAACCTACTAAAAGGAAGATCATTAACTTATGCATGGTAACTTTGTTTTTGTGTTCGTCCATTGAGATGCAGGATGGCCCCAGATTCCATAAAAAATTTTTAAAAAAAATTATCATAGAGGTTAAATAGCTGTTTATCAATCTGTTGCGAAAGTGAGGGTGTCTAAAAAATTTGAGGATGTATCGGACGCGGAGCTGTTGAAGCGCTATGTTGAGACAGCTGATTTGGAGTATTTTGGCCAACTCTACGATCGCTATCTACACCTGATCTATGGTCTTTGCATGAAGTACTTCAATTCCTCCGAAGACAGTAAAGACGCAACAATGGAGATTTTTGAACATGTTTCGACTGCTGCATTAAGTAAAGAAGTGACCCACTTTAAGTCCTGGTTATACGTGATCAGTAAGAACCATTGTTTAATGCAGCTTCGTAAAAAGCAGCGCCAGGAAGAAAAAAATCATGTTCCATTTATGGAATCTGCTGCGGATGTGCATCTTATCTATGAAGAAGACCAAATTGATAAAGACATTGAGGCGTTAACCGCCTGTATTGAAACGTTAAAAGAAGAGCAAAAACGATGTGTTTCTTTATTTTACCTTAAGAAAAAAAGCTACAGAGAGGTAGAATTGATCACAGAGTTATCGGCTAAAGCGGTGAAAAGTGCCATTCAAAATGGAAAACGTAATTTGAAAATCTGTGTAGAAGCGCGATTGAAAGTACTGAATGAGTAAGCAACCCACATATCGTTCTGATCAAGAGGACTTTGAAAAGTACTTCGGCGACGAGCTATCTGAAAAGGAGCGCCATGATCTGGAAAGTCGTGCCCTGGAGGATGCTTTTGAAGCGGAGGCCATGGAGGGATGGGAAGAAGTGCCTGTAGAAACTGCTCAAGCCGATCTTACCGACTTACGTGAAAGGCTTCAAACGAACAATAAAAAATCCTTCAATTGGATCAAAATTGCGGCAGCTATTGTATTGTTACTGGTTGCTAGTGTGGTGTTATTGACCAATATCAACCAGCATCCGGAATTGATGGTTCAGGATGCTAAAGCAGAAGAATCGCCTGTTAAGGCAATGGAATCGGCAAAATTAAAAGCCTCTGCTCCCATTGAAAAAGAGCAAAGTCCTGCACCCATACCAGAGGAGTCCAAAGTTTCAGAAGAAATAAAAGAAGTAATCAGCACGCCAACAAACGATGATTTATTGGCCTCTACCAACACCACTGAGCCCGACGAATCATTGGTTGATCGATCCAGAGTAAATGCTCCTGTGCTCCAATCTAGATTGCAAGTTGGCAATGAAAATACCGTGGGTGCACTTGATGTTACTGAAATGGATATAGTCGAGAGCGATGCAGAAGTTCCTGTGCAGGTTTTAGCAGCTGAAGGTCAGGACCAGAGAGCCGTCAAGCTACGTCAAGAATCAACGGGATTTGAAGTAGCTGCTAATGACTATTTTGAAGTAAAGAGCAAAAGCGGTTGGAACTTTCGCCAAATACAGGGAAATGTCATGGATAAAAACGGAGAAATCGTGTCCGATGCACGCATTGTCTTGAATGGAACTCCGATTCTGGCAGTCTCAGACTTAAATGGGAAGTTTGAAATGGCGATCCCAGATAGCCTGGAGACCCCTACGCTGACGTTTTCTTCCCTAGGATACAATCAATTGAATTATGAAATCAATTCACGTGATTCGTTTGATGTGGTGTTGGACCGTGATGACCTGCCTGAATTAACCAGTGCTCATGTATCGAATCAAGCAGCTCGAAAATTTAGCACAGATGTATATGACGATAATGAGCTATCAGATTTTGTCTCGGCCTCTCCAAAAGTGGGGATCAAGAAGTTTGAGAAATATCTGAAAAAGAATACCCACATACCTGAAGTAGCAAAACGCATGGGAGTAACAGGTACGGTCCTGATTTCCTTCAAGGTAAATGTCACCGGAGAATTAACAGATTTCCAAGTGATCCGAGGTTTAGGTGCCGGGTGTGATGAAGAAGCTGTAAGAGTAGTCAAAGAAGGTCCTCAATGGACTCCTGCAACCTCTGGTGGACAGGCTGTACCAGTAACCTCCGAAGTTGAGGTGCAATTCAATTAGACTTTCCACCTTCCAGAAACGATCCTCGCCTTGTCCTGAAAGTCTTTGTGCAATAACACCTGCTCATATCCCAAATTTTCGAGCAGTGCCAGCATCTCCGCTCCAAATTGTTCATTGATCTCGAAATACAATTTCCCTCCCTGGGTCAGGTAATCTCTTCCCTTTTCGCCGATCTCACGATAAAACAACAAGGGGTCTTCATTGGGAACAAAGAGTGCTTTGGCAGGTTCATGGTCCAACACATTAGCTCGCATGTCTTTCTTTTCCTCTTCTCTGATATAAGGTGGATTAGAAACGATCACATCAAATTTCTCCTCATGTGATGGCCACGCTTTCAGTGCATTCACGACTTCAAATTGTACTGAAACATTCAAGTTATCAGCATTTTTTTGAGCGACATTTAATGCCCCAGGGTCCACATCCCAACCCCAAACATTTGCGCCAGCTATTGACTTGGCCAGGCCAATAGCGATGCACCCACTTCCCGTGCCTATGTCCAAAATCAATTTTGCCTGAGGGTTGTCCTGGCTGACCTTCAGCACCAGTTCTTCTGTTTCGGGCCGTGGAATTAACACGGATGAATTAACCAGATATTGCTCACCGAGAAATTCAGCATAGCCCAAGACATATTGAATGGGCTCTCCTTTAGTCACACGATCTAAGACCATTAGAAATTGATCCCGTGCTTCTTGACCCTGCCTTTGACTTTTTTTCATGGCGATATCCATTCGGGAAAACCCTAATATATCTTCCATCAGCCAACGGACATTGGCAGCAGACTCCTCTTTTTCGTAGGTATGGGACAATTTTTCAACAGCGCTTTGAAAAATCTGGAAAGCATTGAACGAACTATCCATAGATTCGCGAAGTTATTGCTATCTAAATGAGCAACGAAGTTCACCACGAGGAATATATGCGACGGGCCATTGAGCTGGCAGCATTAGGTTTGGGAAGTACCAGTCCCAATCCACTGGTGGGATGTGTCATCGTTAAAGAAGGTATTATCATTGGCGAGGGATATCACAAACAATATGGTCAGGCACATGCAGAAGTCAACGCGGTTCGGTCCGTTGGAAATCCCGAAAATGTAATAGGCGCCATAGCTTATGTCACGCTTGAACCATGTACTTTTCATGGCAAGACCCCACCTTGTACGGACTTGTTGATCAAACATCAGGTTAAAAAAGTCGTCATCGGTGCGCTGGATCCTCATGAACGGGTGAATGGCGTTGGCGTAGAACGATTACGTTCAAGTGGTATTGAAGTGGAAACTGGCCTTCTGGAAGAACAATACCGACATCTCAACCGTAGATTCTTCACCTTCTATGAAGAAAAACGCCCTTATATCATTTTGAAGTGGGCCACCACCAGTGATGGATTTATTGCCCGTAAGAACTTCGATTCCAAATGGATCAGCAATGCAAAATCAAGGCAACTGGTTCATAAATGGCGATCAGAAGAGGATGCGATCCTCGTAGGAAAGAATACGGCTAAATATGACAACCCCTCTTTGACCGTTAGAGAATGGAATGGCAGCAATCCAACAAGAATACTGGTCGACCTAAATCTGGAGCTTTCACCTAAAGGAAATCTCTGGGATGAAGCTGCTCCTACCTTGATTTTCAACTCCAAAATAGCCAAACAAGAAGGTATGCACGAATGGGTGCAGGTTGATGCCCAACAGTATGAAGAGGAATTACTTGCGCAATTGCATCAAAGAAAAATCAATAGTTTGATCATTGAAGGAGGGTCGAAAACGCTACAAGGGTTTATTCAAAAAGGACTCTGGGATGAAGCTCGGATATTCCAAAGTGAGCAACATTTTGGGGAAGGTATAGCAGCTCCGGAGATTTCCGGGAATTTGATCGAAGAAAAATGCGTTGAAAAAGATACATTGAAGATTTTACACAAGGGCTGACATGGCAGAGGAACTACACATCACCGAATCAACAGATAAAAAAGAAAAATACGAATCGTTATTACCGCAAATTGAGGCACTGGTCACTACAGAAGAAGACCAAATTGCTAACATGGCCAACGTGGCTTCTGCCCTGAAATACGGCATGGATTTCTTTTGGGTAGGCTTTTACATCGTAAAAGAAGACGAATTGGTGCTTGGGCCGTTTCAGGGGCCAATTGCCTGTACACGCATCCGTAAAGGCAAGGGTGTTTGCGGTACTTCGTGGGAGAAGGCCGAGACCATCATTGTTCCTGATGTAGATGAATTTCCCGGACACATCGCTTGCAGTAGCGATAGCAAATCCGAGATCGTGGTTCCCGGAATATCCAACGGAGAAGTGAAATGGATCCTCGATGTAGACAGTACAGAGGTCAATAGCTTTGATGCTACCGACCAGTACTATCTAGAGCGATTGTGCAATTATCTGCTGCCGAAAAACAGCTGATAAATGCTCTCGAGCAAAGTATTTCTACGTTGTTCGAGTCGTGGTTCCTGTTTTGCGCGAACAGGACGTTTTGTTGCGGACGGTGTAGGGTGTTTCGATGAAGACTGGTATGCACTTGCAGCGTCTATTTCTACAAGTTCCAGATTGTCTGTGCTGGTGGCGCCTGGAGTGATCCATTCGTAAGCTTCTACCTCAGAAGAAAAGGATTTGAAAGTAAGGTTCGGATAAACCAGAGAGACCGTTTTTGAGATCGTATTGGAATAGATCTGTCCAATGGCAGAACGAGATTCGATGGTGGCTACCTTAGCCAGGAAAGGAATGACCGGCTTGACCAGTTTCTTCAGAAAATAGTTTTTCATCCAAACCCGACATTCTGTGTTCAGTTCTTTCAGGTTAAGTCGATTGATCACCACGTTTTGGATACCGTGGACCTCCGTGATTTCAACGGCTTTGGTGAGTACTCGCTTGTATTCTTCAAAATCGACCACACCATGCCAGGTGATCAGCAAAAATTTCTCAGAAAAGTCAACTGCGAGTGTAGCGGTATTAAGGGCTAAGATTCGATCCATAACTGCGATGCGAAAAGTTCTTCAATGATTTATGGTTAATCAGGGAAGTAAATTTGCCAAGCAACACAGTTTTTCACAATACCCTAAATCGGGTAATTATCGGACCTTAATATACCCTAAAGTGGGTCGTGTAGGGTATTGTTTTAGACGTGAAACACCTATTCGATGACTTAAGGACACTTAAGACGGCAGCGTCGCCAAAATGGTTTCACCACCTACGGTCTTCTCTCCGATCTTCACATGGACCAAAGATTCGGGAGGCAGGAATACATCTACCCGGCTACCGAAACGAATGAAGCCCACTTCATCACCAGCGGCAACAGGATCATTTTCTTTGCCGTAGAAGCTTATTCTTCGGGCTACTGCACCCGCAATCTGACGCATCAGGATCTTGATGCCATTGCCCGTTTCATAACCGATAGATGTTCGTTCGTTTTCCGTACTGGATTTGGGGTGCCAGGCCACCAGGTATTTACCCGGATGGTATTTGTAATAAGAGATCTTACCGTCCACAGGCGCTCGATTCACGTGCACATTCAAGGGAGACATGAAAATAGAGATCTGAATCCGCTTTTCTTTCAGGTATTCATCCTCTTCTGTTTCCTCAATCACGACGACTTTTCCTTCAGCCGGAGCAATCACGCGATGGTCTTGCTCCGGTGTTTCATAACCGGGCACTCTGAAAAACCGCACGATCAATATCCAGAAAATCGCGGCAGCAGCACCCAGGATCCATTGAACAATCACAAAAGGCAATAGCCAGGTCAATAAAAAGTACAACCCTGCAATCAGTACCGCCGATACGGGAATGATGATCTTGCCTTCCTTGTGAATCTTCATAAATATTATTTTTCTAGAATCCGCCCCTGAATTTATAGGTTTTCGCCACTTTGTCAATCGCCACGATGTACGCCGCAATTCTCAGAGGCACGTTATACTGTAAAGATGCATCATAAACCTTATTGAAGGCTTCTTTCATGATCCTGTCCGATCTTCTGTTGACACGCTCAGCTGTCCACTTGTATCCCAGTCGGTTTTGTACCCACTCGAAATAAGAGACCGTCACACCACCTGCATTGGCAAGGATGTCTGGCACCGCCATGATTCCCTTTGCATTCACAATGGCATCTGCTTGTGCGGAAGTAGGTCCGTTCGCACCTTCTACGATCAGCTTTGCTTTGATTTTATCTGCATTCACTTCCGTGATCACATCCTCAACTGCCGCAGGTACCAATACATCTACATCCAGTAACAAAAGCTCTTCCGGATCAATTTTCTCTGCTCCTTCGAAACCTTCCATCGTACGATCATTGGAATCTCTGTAGTTGATCGCTGCATGAATATCGATCCCCTCTTTGTTGTAGTACGCACCTGACACATCACTGATCGCAACAATCTTCGCACCTCTTTCTTCCAACAACACCGCGGCCCAAGAGCCCACATTACCAAAACCTTGTACAGCACAAGTCGCTTTAAAAGGATTGATCTTCAATTTCTCCATTCCTGCCAAAGCAGAAATCATTACACCACGACCAGTCGCTTCTGTCCGTCCCAGTGAACCACCCAAAACAAGCGGCTTACCGGTAACAACCGCATTGACGGTCATACCTTGAGAACGGGAATACTGGTCCATCATCCAGGCCATTTCTTCGGGTCCGGTTCCCATGTCTGGTGCAGGGATATCTCTATCCGGTCCAAATATTTCGTACATCGCCTGTGTATAGGCACGCGTCAATCGCTCTACCTCGCCTCGAGACATCTTTCTTGGGTCACAAGTGATGCCTCCTTTGGCGCCTCCGTAAGGAATATCCACCACGGCACATTTCCAGGTCATCCAGGCAGCCAGGGCTTTTACTTCATCGATGTTCACATCCATCGCAAATCGAACGCCGCCTTTAGATGGGCCCAGGATGTTGGAATGAATGACTCGATAGCCTTCAAAAACACGGATCGAACCATCATCCATGGTCACTGGAAGCGATACGATCACCTGTTTTACCGGTGATTTGAGCACATTATAGATCTGGTCGTCAAGTCCCAAATGCTGGGCAGCAATGTGGAATCTTGACATCATTGACTCAAATGGGTTGCCTTTGTCCTTAATCGGAGCAGGTTCAATGTAAGCCATGGGGTATTAGCTAATGGGTTATGTCGTCAAAAATTTGGATGCAAAAGTAACACTTAAGCGAAAAGAACTGTCTGGAAACGAGAGTTTTTGGTGCCTGAAAGTTGTCGCCTAGATTTGCTCTGCATGACTACTATTTTGCTCATTCAGTTTTTTAAAGAACCGCCTCTTGGCATTTCCTCTCTGGAAGTAGCGTTAAGCCAGCGCTTTGGAAGCCAATTAGTGGCCTTAGACAGCTTTTCTGATGGTAGCAACCTGGCTTATGTCCGAAAGATGATTGAAGAAAGTGAAAAGATCAATGCCATCATCTGGGAGAATGAAGGTGGCACACTCAAAGGCGTTCAACCCATCTTCAATGCCCTGCTCAAAAAGAAGCAGGTGGTTTCCCTGATCACCAATTCCTCGCAAGGCGTGATCGCAAAAATGTGTAAGGCGATGGAGTCGAAGAAAGTGGAGGGCGAGACGGAGTTGATAGAAGTGGTGAAAACAATGAACTAAGCGATGAACTTCAAGCTGAAAGTACTTATCCTGATTATGCTGTTGGCAACGCCCACATGGTCATTCGGACAGCAGTTATCGAAACAATCACTCATTGATGATTTGACCTTCTTGAACGAATCCGTTTCGAACGGTCATCCGGTAAACTATGACCCTCAATATCAATTCAATATTTCTGAAGTCATTGATCGTGCAAAAGCACTTAACACGGACAGTATTTCTGCCTTGAACTACACTATTTGGATCGAAAAAGGCATCTATCATATTGGCTGTATTCACACCTCGATCCAGGTAAACCCATTAAAAGTACATTATCAACCTTCTTTCATCCCTATCACCACATCGATCCAAAAAAATAACCTCAACATTACATCCTGTCAGGGCGCATCGAAAATTGGCCAGACGATACAGAAAATCAATGGACGTCATGCCTCCGAAATCATCGCTTATTATGAAGAATACAAGGCGAGTGATGGTGGCACCGATGCGTTTTCAAAAGAGTATTTTCATTTGTTCTCATCGAGCTTAATCTCAAAGTTCCTGGGCTATCCAGCGCATTATGAAATTGAAACTGCCAATGAGACCTATGTTTTGAAAGGACAGAAAAAGGGGTATTACCGTAAATCTGAAGATCAGGCAACTACTGATCTTTTATCAAATGGCTCCAATGAACTGTATCTAAACGACGATTTCGTCATCTTGAAAGTCGAGGACTTCAATAATTCAGACAAAGGGTTCTTTAAAAATGCATTTAAGAAAATTGACGAAATCGATGCTGAAAACCTGATCATAGACCTGAGACAAAATACCGGGGGAAGTAGAAAGGCCGCGATCGTGCTCACCAAATTTTTAGCAGACAGTGCCTTTGCCTATTCCATCCTTCAACCCAAATTGTCCACAGGAAAGTACCTGAATGGGAAAGGCAAGTTTTTTCTATTCCTATCAAAGCTGAAATACAATGTGGGCAATTTTTATAAAATGCGCTTCACCGATTTGGGAACGTCATTTAGATATGCTTACAAACCCAAAGCCAAGTATCATTTCAACGGTAATGTGTATGTCCTGACCGATGGTTTCACTGCTTCTGCCTCTACCATGGTCACTTCCTGGTTAAAACAATACAGCCATGCCCAGTTTCTTGGGCGTCAGGCCAGCGGTGGCTACAATGGCAACAATGGTGGCTCCTTCCCTGTCATCACCCTCCCCCAATCAAAAATTCAAATCAGATTTCCCGCTTATCGCCTTGTTCTCGATGATCAATCTGAAATGAGTGCCGGCCTCCAACCGGATGTTTCCCTTGATACAAATTCAGATATCGCCACCATCATCAAAGAAATAAGAAAGTAATAGGCTTTAGGCGCCCACCGCATTTTACTTTTCGCCTTGGCCCTGCGCTTGGCGGGGCAGGCGAGTACCTGCAACCAAACTCATATACTTTTATTATTAAAGCGGAGCTAGTGGTATTTGTTTTTTAGCAGGAAATCGTTTCTGCATTCGATTGGATCCCATTAAACCAGGCAGAAAGATCTCAAGCAATATTATAATAGTGCAATTGATTCTAAGAAACATGCTGCCGTCACTTTGAAAATATCCGGGCGGTGTTGATTTTTAGATTCAAAGTTTCGATTTTTAGTCATATTACTTAATAATGAGAAGAGCCATTTTTCTAGTATTAGTTGCTTTAGGCTTGATTGCCATTCTTCTTTTTATCTATAATCCAGATCTATTGGAGAAGATATGGTTATGGCTTGTAGGCCTTATAGGCGTGATTATCTCTTCCATTAAGTCCCTAATCAACGGCGTGCTCAATTTTTTCAAAGAAAATGAAAAAGATGACGTCAATAAAGAGAACAAAACAGCAGAAAAGGAGCAGCTAAACCCTAAGCAGCCCGAAGCCAATATTGCTAG
Coding sequences within:
- a CDS encoding sigma-70 family RNA polymerase sigma factor, coding for MRVSKKFEDVSDAELLKRYVETADLEYFGQLYDRYLHLIYGLCMKYFNSSEDSKDATMEIFEHVSTAALSKEVTHFKSWLYVISKNHCLMQLRKKQRQEEKNHVPFMESAADVHLIYEEDQIDKDIEALTACIETLKEEQKRCVSLFYLKKKSYREVELITELSAKAVKSAIQNGKRNLKICVEARLKVLNE
- a CDS encoding TonB family protein, producing MSKQPTYRSDQEDFEKYFGDELSEKERHDLESRALEDAFEAEAMEGWEEVPVETAQADLTDLRERLQTNNKKSFNWIKIAAAIVLLLVASVVLLTNINQHPELMVQDAKAEESPVKAMESAKLKASAPIEKEQSPAPIPEESKVSEEIKEVISTPTNDDLLASTNTTEPDESLVDRSRVNAPVLQSRLQVGNENTVGALDVTEMDIVESDAEVPVQVLAAEGQDQRAVKLRQESTGFEVAANDYFEVKSKSGWNFRQIQGNVMDKNGEIVSDARIVLNGTPILAVSDLNGKFEMAIPDSLETPTLTFSSLGYNQLNYEINSRDSFDVVLDRDDLPELTSAHVSNQAARKFSTDVYDDNELSDFVSASPKVGIKKFEKYLKKNTHIPEVAKRMGVTGTVLISFKVNVTGELTDFQVIRGLGAGCDEEAVRVVKEGPQWTPATSGGQAVPVTSEVEVQFN
- the prmC gene encoding peptide chain release factor N(5)-glutamine methyltransferase, whose protein sequence is MDSSFNAFQIFQSAVEKLSHTYEKEESAANVRWLMEDILGFSRMDIAMKKSQRQGQEARDQFLMVLDRVTKGEPIQYVLGYAEFLGEQYLVNSSVLIPRPETEELVLKVSQDNPQAKLILDIGTGSGCIAIGLAKSIAGANVWGWDVDPGALNVAQKNADNLNVSVQFEVVNALKAWPSHEEKFDVIVSNPPYIREEEKKDMRANVLDHEPAKALFVPNEDPLLFYREIGEKGRDYLTQGGKLYFEINEQFGAEMLALLENLGYEQVLLHKDFQDKARIVSGRWKV
- the ribD gene encoding bifunctional diaminohydroxyphosphoribosylaminopyrimidine deaminase/5-amino-6-(5-phosphoribosylamino)uracil reductase RibD, with protein sequence MSNEVHHEEYMRRAIELAALGLGSTSPNPLVGCVIVKEGIIIGEGYHKQYGQAHAEVNAVRSVGNPENVIGAIAYVTLEPCTFHGKTPPCTDLLIKHQVKKVVIGALDPHERVNGVGVERLRSSGIEVETGLLEEQYRHLNRRFFTFYEEKRPYIILKWATTSDGFIARKNFDSKWISNAKSRQLVHKWRSEEDAILVGKNTAKYDNPSLTVREWNGSNPTRILVDLNLELSPKGNLWDEAAPTLIFNSKIAKQEGMHEWVQVDAQQYEEELLAQLHQRKINSLIIEGGSKTLQGFIQKGLWDEARIFQSEQHFGEGIAAPEISGNLIEEKCVEKDTLKILHKG
- a CDS encoding GAF domain-containing protein, which produces MAEELHITESTDKKEKYESLLPQIEALVTTEEDQIANMANVASALKYGMDFFWVGFYIVKEDELVLGPFQGPIACTRIRKGKGVCGTSWEKAETIIVPDVDEFPGHIACSSDSKSEIVVPGISNGEVKWILDVDSTEVNSFDATDQYYLERLCNYLLPKNS
- a CDS encoding phosphatidylserine decarboxylase family protein → MKIHKEGKIIIPVSAVLIAGLYFLLTWLLPFVIVQWILGAAAAIFWILIVRFFRVPGYETPEQDHRVIAPAEGKVVVIEETEEDEYLKEKRIQISIFMSPLNVHVNRAPVDGKISYYKYHPGKYLVAWHPKSSTENERTSIGYETGNGIKILMRQIAGAVARRISFYGKENDPVAAGDEVGFIRFGSRVDVFLPPESLVHVKIGEKTVGGETILATLPS
- a CDS encoding Glu/Leu/Phe/Val dehydrogenase, coding for MAYIEPAPIKDKGNPFESMMSRFHIAAQHLGLDDQIYNVLKSPVKQVIVSLPVTMDDGSIRVFEGYRVIHSNILGPSKGGVRFAMDVNIDEVKALAAWMTWKCAVVDIPYGGAKGGITCDPRKMSRGEVERLTRAYTQAMYEIFGPDRDIPAPDMGTGPEEMAWMMDQYSRSQGMTVNAVVTGKPLVLGGSLGRTEATGRGVMISALAGMEKLKINPFKATCAVQGFGNVGSWAAVLLEERGAKIVAISDVSGAYYNKEGIDIHAAINYRDSNDRTMEGFEGAEKIDPEELLLLDVDVLVPAAVEDVITEVNADKIKAKLIVEGANGPTSAQADAIVNAKGIMAVPDILANAGGVTVSYFEWVQNRLGYKWTAERVNRRSDRIMKEAFNKVYDASLQYNVPLRIAAYIVAIDKVAKTYKFRGGF
- a CDS encoding S41 family peptidase, whose protein sequence is MNFKLKVLILIMLLATPTWSFGQQLSKQSLIDDLTFLNESVSNGHPVNYDPQYQFNISEVIDRAKALNTDSISALNYTIWIEKGIYHIGCIHTSIQVNPLKVHYQPSFIPITTSIQKNNLNITSCQGASKIGQTIQKINGRHASEIIAYYEEYKASDGGTDAFSKEYFHLFSSSLISKFLGYPAHYEIETANETYVLKGQKKGYYRKSEDQATTDLLSNGSNELYLNDDFVILKVEDFNNSDKGFFKNAFKKIDEIDAENLIIDLRQNTGGSRKAAIVLTKFLADSAFAYSILQPKLSTGKYLNGKGKFFLFLSKLKYNVGNFYKMRFTDLGTSFRYAYKPKAKYHFNGNVYVLTDGFTASASTMVTSWLKQYSHAQFLGRQASGGYNGNNGGSFPVITLPQSKIQIRFPAYRLVLDDQSEMSAGLQPDVSLDTNSDIATIIKEIRK